A window of the Lactuca sativa cultivar Salinas chromosome 7, Lsat_Salinas_v11, whole genome shotgun sequence genome harbors these coding sequences:
- the LOC111879554 gene encoding uncharacterized protein LOC111879554 — MVNKSIHQSQTSLGFFEIIRKSFKTTSRNWKMLGPILVLVFVSFSLLDFAQKYVLAPVVKDFVLQLAEHPNMVQDFTYNIDQTIYSGALNDIREIFLVKVLIKASSFIISLTFLVAVVSSSFEPETAKVLDPKDLNLIFIKRWNRPLVTSFYMILLILGIIFLYFISIGITTILAINSWALLFAGAITLSIPVCYFYMAALWIVSMVVSVLEEGYGGLKAIGRAAELMKGKRLQASLMMVVFSVAYGFVHQIGNNIASNNLSMGTQLAIGIPLTNGLSCTLTLFMFVVYTVFYHEWKTIHDEREGKGFYLPIADGEA; from the coding sequence ATGGTGAACAAATCAATACATCAATCCCAAACTTCTTTGGGGTTCTTTGAAATCATTAGGAAGTCTTTCAAAACCACAAGCAGAAACTGGAAAATGTTGGGTCCAATCCTAGTTCTTGTGTTTGTTTCATTTTCCCTGTTAGATTTTGCTCAAAAGTATGTGCTTGCACCTGTTGTCAAAGATTTTGTGTTACAATTAGCTGAGCACCCGAACATGGTTCAAGATTTCACATACAATATTGATCAAACCATTTATTCTGGCGCACTGAATGATATTCGTGAAATTTTCCTTGTCAAAGTCTTGATCAAGGCCAGTTCCTTTATCATCTCTCTAACTTTCTTGGTTGCTGTAGTTTCTTCTTCATTCGAACCTGAAACTGCAAAAGTATTAGACCCAAAAGACCTTAACTTGATATTCATAAAAAGATGGAACCGACCATTAGTCACTAGCTTTTACATGATTCTGCTCATTTTGGGCATCATCTTTCTTTACTTCATTTCTATTGGCATAACCACCATTTTGGCAATAAATTCATGGGCACTTCTCTTCGCTGGAGCAATCACTCTTTCGATCCCAGTTTGTTACTTTTACATGGCTGCCCTTTGGATTGTAAGTATGGTTGTTTCGGTCTTAGAAGAAGGGTATGGCGGTCTTAAAGCAATTGGGAGGGCTGCTGAGCTAATGAAAGGAAAAAGATTACAAGCGTCACTGATGATGGTTGTATTTTCTGTTGCATATGGTTTTGTTCATCAGATAGGTAATAACATTGCGAGCAACAATTTGAGCATGGGCACACAGCTTGCTATCGGGATTCCTTTGACAAACGGACTCTCTTGCACCTTGACACTCTTTATGTTTGTGGTGTATACCGTTTTCTACCATGAATGGAAAACAATCCATGATGAGAGGGAGGGCAAAGGCTTTTATCTTCCAATTGCTGATGGTGAAGCTTAG